The Anguilla rostrata isolate EN2019 chromosome 1, ASM1855537v3, whole genome shotgun sequence nucleotide sequence TTAAGGAGTTATGCGTCTCGCTATATCGGGTGGAAAATCACTACCAGCACCTCGGTGGTTTtcgtgggaaaaaaaaaaaaccccccaaagtTCCACCGTCCGTTTGTCTCGGTTCAGGTCCCGCTACGAGTCGATGGTCAGGGTGGATCTGGGAGGGCTTTGCCCAGTTAACCACGGGGATCATGCGCTGGCCTTTACAACATAACAtctgctaaacacacacacacacacacacacacacacacacagcctttcaCAAGGGCATGGGCCTGCTGCAGCTACTTCaagtttttctttctgaaatattttttaaataattatggtTAAGATAAAATAATCACCTGCTGTAAACTACTAGATTCAAGATTTGATTGTCAAAGGCTTGCCCCGCATAACAGCACGTGCATCGAGACATTCAGTGCCAATTAGCTCAGATCCAAACAAGCACATTTTCCTCTGATTTGATCCCGCACAGTCTCGTGTCCActccccatccatccatccatccattatctacacccgcttatcctgagcagggtcgcggggggtgctggagcctttcccagcatgcattgggcgaaaggcaggaatacagtgACGTATCCACTCTGTTCGCAGTAGATTAACACTGAGCACTGCGCCCTGTGGAGAAGGGGGCTCGCTCTTTTTGGTGATTTCTCTTCCCCTGTGCGCGGTTGAGTCTCTATCTGTGCAGAAGCCTGCCCTTCAGAGGCGAAATTTGGAGTGAATACCCACTACGGAATGGACACGGCGCGTTAGACCTCCAGCTCGCGTCTCTGCGGTGTCCTTCATGACACGCTTTACATCGAAAGGAAATGGTATCATTTACATTCGTAACAGCTGGAAAAAGTAAGCGTATGTCTTCATCTTAATGGCTTAATGAGCACTGTGAATGTAAAACACCATTGCACGTGGTCTCTTTAATTCGTTATTTGTGACCACAGTTAAAGGTAATAACAAGGGCCCGTGTTTTTATGTCCTAGACCTTGCAAGCACTCAGCGTTAATATCCACACACATCGGTTTTCACGCAGATTGTGAAACTGATTAATTGCTCTTGCTTTATGCGGGCACCTTGAAGCAGTTATTCAGGGACATAAAACTCAATGTTTCTCCAGAGCGAGAGGCTGCGCGTGATGGCTGAAACAGAACAGCACTTAAGCTTGCTGTTTTCCTCTATTTTTGGAGAGGTCTGAAACTGGCAACCTTTCACAACtagtctaacacacacacacacacagacacagaaccaTTCTCTGGAGTCACAGTAAGAGCAATGAATCGGTGCCTGTCTCTCTTGGTAAATATATTCTGTAACTGAGACCTCTCTGCATGGAATAAAAGTGCTTTTctacttaaaatattaaagtatatttttttcaggacaGAGTTGAAGAGTGCAATAATGTTCCTTtgtttccagaagaaaagtgAGCGTACCTCTGCGTCTGTTCTCAACCTGCCAGCTCCTGACATGTGGGATCGTTtaggtgttttttaaaaaaaaaaaagaacgatgaaatgtaattaaaatttgcattttttgctAAACGTGAAGCAGGCTCATGCTAGTCCACCCTCCAAAGGCCCTTAGGCTGTGCCTGGAATTTTTGTGGCCACTGAAGAATCCAAGGTATCAAAAATATCcctcgattttttttttttttctggctctCTATTTCTGAAACACTCCAACATGGAGAGAGCAAGGTTCTACCGGTTctccgtgtgtgcgtgagtgcgtccGCGTGTTCCTTCTGCTCTGCTTTCCCCAGTAATTCAGAGACTTTAATTACAGCCAGCTCCTCACAGAAATCCCACTCATCGGGTGTTACTCCGGTCGTCTTGTACAATAAGCGAGAGCGAGTCATGGCGGTGAAAACTGTTTACGAAACGCCTTCGGGTGCTGGCACGTTTCTGCGCTCTcgtaaaaaaaacaggcttctGTTGGCTATTCGTACCCTGGAGATCAGACCCTGCCGCTCTGCGGAGGATGAGTCCTTCACCATCGGCGGCTTTCAAAACCAATCCTTCATTCCACGCTTTCACCACAGCGTCGGccgtaaaaaaaagaaggtccCACATTTGCTGGGGCTGTTGCCGTAttttagccaaaaaaaacattttgttccatTGACTGgtatgtgatgttttcatgAATAAGGCACCAATTACAGGTTGGTACTTGGTTACCATGAGACACAAATAGTTCACTCGGTAAGTAATCAGTAAACACCCCTGTGAGCAATATTTAACCCGGTCAACTCAGTGACTGTGTTAAGCTCTATTTGAATTCATAACaaggattaacaaagtgaaattCAAAAGACTGAGTTTTGTCAGTAGAACAAAGGTGAAGTTATCCATtttctaacctgcttattcctggtcagggttgcagaaGGGGGGCGGCTTGAACTTACCCCAGAAGGCATTCAATGAGAAGCCAGAATACACCCAGAATacacaggtcgccaatctatcgtaAGGGTTAAATTGTGTAATTATGTGGATAGCAATTCAACAAAGATATGAGAAAGACTTTATTTACCCAAAAGTGGtgaaaacctggaacagctaatCAGGTCCTGCAGTAGTCTCTCAGGGTGTTGAAGTCCAAGTATGACTTAGTGCTCAATACTCTTCACTTTGTAGATAAACAGTGACCCTGAATGACCCATTTTCCACATTAGTAcccttatgttctagatgggctgaatgaaCAATTCTTCACATGCTGCATTCTTATGTTCTTGTGTTCTAGATGGGCTCAGTGGTCTGtcctcctcattatgtattcttatgttctagatgggctgaatggcctgttctcctccttaagcattcttatgttcttatgttctagatgggctcaacggcctgttctcctcattaagcattcttatgttcttatgttctagatgtgctgaatggcctgttctccttcttaagcattcttatgttcttatgttctagatgggctgaatggcctgttctcctcattatgtattcttatgttccaTATGGGCTGATCTGTCCTCTTCATTCGTGCATTATGCTCGTATAGAGATGGACTGAACGGTCTGGTCTCCTCATTATGTACTCTTATGTTCTCATTTGGGAAAGGGAATACGCCCAAACCTCGGCGGTGAAGTCAACGTCTCCACATCCTTCGCTCTTTTATGGCAAAAGAAGGCCGTAGTGGGTTTATATCTCGcgatcttgggggggggggggggtccagccGGGATGAGTCAAAGGGAAGGAAATTCTATTGTGGTGCGCTGCAAGCGGACGTCAGGAATATCACACGATAGTCCCGCCGTGGCGAttcgacccccaccccccccccccgcccacccccgcctcccatCACTCCCCACATTTCGGCTTagcacacaaaaccaaaactaTTTATTTGACTGTTTCACTGGGGAGTCCTGAAATGGAATCCCCTCTCAGGGCCCGGGGCCTAATTACACGACAGCGCTGTTAGTGTTGGCTCCCATCCCCGGCACACGTCAAGATTTCGGGTCCCAGCGAAGCGACTCCTCTATTTGACCGACGTTTCTTTGGGCCCACATCAGCTTccggttttgttttgtttatattttttccttttgaaaaggGCCACCTACCCCCATATCTCCAATCAGCCTAAATGTATTCCTTCCTCATCCTCACAATCACCCTCAGGAAAccaaagacacaaacagacactgtACACTCACAGggccccctcccctttccccctctcaaAAAACACACCTCACAGGCCAGCCACTGACATTTAGAGACATCATAATGTAGCATAATGGCTCAAACATATGCAccataataaatatgacatcTCTCCCACTTACTCCCAGTAGTTCATCTTCATTGCCTTTTTAACCTTTTAGGGAATGATTTTTTCAGTCTTTCTCCGCTTACAATCagtcttattttaaaaagtgccttGGGGGTGGCTTCATTGAAAAGACCGTTcctcagagagaggagagaagtcAAACAACCTCTACTCAACACAAAGGGCCATGGGTATATTTATACTGAAATCTTGGCTAGCTTCTTCTCTAGACCCACTGCCATTATTGTGAACTCAGGGGTGACCAGTTATTCTTCAGTCCCTGTTGACCAAGGCGGTGATTCTCAAACCTGGCTTAACAAGCAAATACATTGACTTTCAGCCACTCCATACGCTGTGAACCCGACACATGTTCAACTGATAATGACTTATGTTCAGATTTTTTGCAACATATCATACCAGCTGCATTTACAACCATACAAACTTAAGTGCAGTTAACGGTGGCATGAACGTCACCAGAAAAGTCAATGACACACAATCAGTTTGTCCGAATGTCTCTCGCCTTGTGACCCTCCTCTCAAACTGCCGGTGGGTCCGAACTCCCAGTCCCAGGAACTCGGGCGGGGGGGAAGGATGTCAGCTTATTAACAGGGCGATCTGAGGACAGAGGCTCAGAGAAGGAAGCCAAGCTCACTGAACaagagaggatgctgggagattTATTTTCAGGGAACGACAGACGCCATCCTGTCACATGCCggaggcgtgtgtatgtgtctgtctgtgcgtgcgtgtgactgtgtgtggggctggtgATATTGGAGCCGCTTTACCAAAGCTTCAGGGTTAGATTTCCATCTTTCCTAAGGGTAATAACTTTCCGATGACCTcgagagttttttttcccccccttgttTATAGTAATTTGTTCTTCCAGGTTGCATGCTAGACTGAGGGAAACAAAGAACCATTCTGATCTCTAAACATCCCAGTCTAATTAAGCCCAGAGcaaacacagctctctctctgcacctacTCCAAACCACCACCAAGAGCGGagggagctccaccaatcagaaaggGGGGTGGCAACAAACAAATGCTGATGGTTGATTGGTGGATATACTTCAGGATACCCTGTAGGGACCTAGTAAGTATCAACCAATCACCACTACCTTCAGCTTTGTTCTATTGGTTATTACCTAGCTTCTTTCAGTTTCTGCCAATAAGATGATGTCACATCCAATTGTATTACCCCTGAGGAAATGTAGGCAGACAGTATCAGTATTACAAAGTCTCATAAAACGGGGTGTATAAAGGCAGACGAAACCATTAGAGAGGAAGCTGGACAGTGGGAGTGCTGCTAATCAAACCctctttaaaaagacaaaaaaaacaaacaaaccaggCATCCAATTAGGCACGAGGCACCATTTTCCTGCAGTTACAGGGGCCTGAGCTCTGAAAAGGCTGAATCAGCCTGAGTCACCAGCTCTGGCTCCGGTGTGGCCTGGAGACGGAAAAGCACTCAAACGGTTGGTTTGACATTAAATCAGGCAGCCTTGGCCAACGCCAGAGCTCTCTCAGACCACCGCCGACCTCCGTCGGTCTGCGACAGATAACTCTCGGACCGCAACAGAGCCCTCTCTCACGCGCATTCGAACTCTGAACCCAGAAATACGGCACCGTGAACGCATTCaacagcagagagaaaaaaagacaacggGGGCtagagatggagaaaaagagaTGGGAGTGAGATAGACTGAGGGCGTGAAAGAtggagacagaaacaaagagagaaagagagacaaagatggagagggagagagcaggcgagagagagggagagagagggaaagagagacagactgagattgggggagaggaagagacagagatagggaatgagagagggggagtgagagacagagatgcagagaaatggagaaaaagatacagagaaatagagagacagacagacagacagagagagcaggagttTATTTAATGGGATGCCGCTCATGTTCCCTTGTTCAAACACCGGGCTAACTGAAAGGGAAGGAAGTGCAACAGGACGTTGTTGTTCGAGTCTCGCCGTCTGGACCCAAACAAAAGCTCATCACCACCTCCCGCCAGTCCCCCcgcagcggggcggggggggggggggggggggggggggggggggcgggcgggtgaGCGGCAGGCGGCGGCGGGGTGGCGAGCGGCTGCCATGGCGACCGCTGCGAGGCTGGCATGACGAACCCGACACAAAGTACACAGGGTCTGCCAGGAGTCAGCCAGATCAAAATCTGTGTTGGGGaaacgcgagagagagagagagagagagagagagagagagagctctgctaAGCCAGCTGAAGCTggctgcttttttaaatggctttttccATCCGCAGAACGAGTTAGCAGCATTAACTACACTCCCGCCACTCTACTCTCTGAAGCGTGTTCGGCATTTCTCtcaatgcacgcacacacacacgcacaaataacacacacacacacacatataggctGCGTGACATATGGACTGACTCTTGAGCTCTATCTCTTGAGCATTAGGACTGAACAgactgaatataaatatatgtgatcttagattttgcattttgtaatcCACTCATGGTATTCATTTCATCAGCCTTGATTCCAAATACTTATAGAACAGAATGAGGCTTTGTATCTCGCACGCAGTGACTGAAGTTATATTTTGCAATGAATTTCccaatattttcacattttgtctttttttttatacttgtTTGGATAACTTTATTCAGTGGTGCAATGAATCcaacacacagagaaatgtcCCTTATTGCAGTCAGGTGAAAAGACCTTACTGACTCAACTTTGTCCAAGATATTTCAATCTGTTTCCACATTTCTTAACAGAAGCTGACTTCTGTATAATTATGAAAGGCACCAGCTCTGAACCATAGATGATATCTTGGCAGTAAATCCACTCTAGCATAGCAATGACTACAGTGACATCTAGCCAAAAGCTAATATTGTTTTCGCAGATGTCTGAAATGTAGAAGACTGTAGTCAAATTAACTCAAGGGGGAACAAGTACATATATCATTTGATGTCAAGAACAGaaccctttgtgtgtgtatcagaaGTTTCATGGGAAATTAATTCAGTATGAAAGGATTGTTACGGGTTTGTTAAACTGCCGTTTGGTCAGACCTGCACCATTCACAGTGTTTCCTGGCCCGTTCGGCAGTGGAGTTGTCCAACCGTTTGTGTGCACTGCTGTTGCATCAGTGAATTTGGGCTTAACACGgtctgacgtgtgtgtgtgtgtgtgtgtgtgtgcgtgtgtgtgtttgctctcaGATTAGAGCGGCCAAATGAGCTGAGGACGGAACGATCCACAGAGGcgaacagaaaaaacacaaaagaaagaaggaccgagagaaagagagaagctcTCCATCCACACCTCCAATCACGCCATGACCCGGGACTGAACTGCTACCCTCTGTTATTTGTGGTGAGCACTactatttcaacattttaaaatagcatGCTCGGGACTTTTTGTTTTAGTGATTTACAACTAGGGGAACGACCATTGACCATAATCAGCGATAGACTTTAAAGCTGAATAGTGTTTTACTCTGAATCCTTGTCACCCTGCCACAGAGTACGTAAcgcattataaattattataaactATGGGCAGCAGTACAGCATAATAGGGAACTGAGCTGGCAACTCCAAGGTGAGGCAATGCCTATgcacccttgagaaaggtacttatcCTCAacagcttcagtaaatatccagcggTCTAAGCAGACTGCACGTTAAAAGAATGTAAACTATGTACTCTGCttcggataagagcgtctgataaatgTCCAAAgagtaaaaaatataattaaattcacCTACTTGTCAGTCAGTGAATGAATTGTGATAAGGTTTCTTTTCTGGCACCCTTTTgtgtgaggtcaaaggtcagctctCACTTCCTCGCCATTGGCAGGTTTTCCCTCCACTGGCCTCTGTCccatgtgatgatgtcacaattgcCGGGGAACAATAGAGGCAGGTGAGAAAGTTCTGAGTCAGCAGGAAGCCTTATACGACCAGGGGGAaggagtggggaaggggggggggtaggggctTACACAGGAAGTACAGCAACACCAGCTGTATCACATGACCTGAGGGGGGCCAGTACCCCCAGATTAGATTAAAAACAGGTTTTGCCTTTTAAAACGAAGCTGAGAAGCAGGGCAAAGTTTAGATCAAAGATCGACTCAAACTAAAGCCTTAAACCGCAGCTCCAGGCCACACAGCAAACTGTTTGGTGTTAAATGGACTCTGATGGAGCCCCTTTGatcccattttctctccctgtctgtctgtctgtctccgtctctccatttctctcagCCTCtaattttctctctcacaccctcatTTCCTCATTTCCATCCACATCAGTCTCTCATCAGGTTCATGCACAGCCTGTAAACCCCTTCAATTTCCCAGCTAACGTCAACctacccaccccctcccccctcccccctgttaGACGTGGCGCTGCGGTGTTTCCGTGGGAACTGACAGACTCTGCTGCAAGTTCGGACGGAAGGGGGGGTGGCAAGCGGGGATTGGAGTCACGGCCAGGCCActgcagcaaaaaaagaaaggagtaaaaaaaaaaccccaaaacacacaagaCGCACAATAAGCTGCAAAAAGACAAAGCACCAGGAAGAGACCGcagccgaggggggggggggggtttcaccGGGACGAGTTGATTGACATGTCCCTGGTGGCCCTCAGCCACAGGGcaaacagacatacaaacaatgGGCGGAGCCTCGTCCCTAGGTCTTTTCCACTGTTCCAGAGGTTCCCaatgggtgtgtggggggggggggggggcacaaacctccccccacccccaaccccaacccccatttGACGAAAGACACCCGCGGCACAGTACAAACTGTGCACACTGAGAGAATGTCGTGCGCTAACAGCGCTAACGGGCTGCTCTCTGGCCCACTCAGAGTCACACACTGGTCTTTCTGTTCTCTGGCTGGAGGAtctgagaggacagagagagagggagagagagagggaacgttTAACAGAGCGCGTGCAGAAGAGTGGCGTACACGCCAGTTTAAAAGTGTGACTTCAACTTTATGGGACGGTTAAAATGTGACATACGCCCTGCAGACAAACCGTCGGAagcacacgtgtgcgtgtgtgtgtgtgtgtctacccGCTTCATTAGTGTGAGTGAGGCATTTACAGCAGAGCAGGGCATCATGTGATCCTTCCTGTTCTCGGACATTGAGGAAGGCTAGCGCCGCGCCGCGGCTCCACAAGCCTCCAACTGTGACCGTTTCTGTGTCTTAATTACAGACATTTACCTGCGTCCATTTCAGTGCTAATTTCAGGCTCGTTTTTGTCCCACGCAGGTGTGAGAGCGTGAGACAGACATGGACGTTAAGCGGAAAGACATGGCCCTCCTGAGCAACAGCATCGCTGCCTACGCTCACATCAAAGGTGAGCGCCATTAAAATCCATCCTGTTTAAGGCCCGCTGGACTTTCAGAGTTGGAGCGCTTCCAAGCAGGGACCCAGTGCACCCATGGGCAATGCGCTCAACCTGAACCGCTctagtaaatatccagctgttgaaactaattatatttttaaaaaataataataaatctgtgGAAGCTACAAAGCTGGGAAAGTGTATCTGAGAAATGCGGTGAAGCACTTCTGATGCCCGCATCATGATATCTCTGCGTATGGAAGATGCTCCACAGATAGTTTAATGTTActgttgaattattattatgtaaatgtgattaaGGTCCACAGGAGGTTTTAAGGACCTCAGAAGTGCTGAAGGGTTTAAGGTCTTCAGTAGTATTTTAAGGACCTTAGAGGTGCACACCTCAAGAGAACCTCAGAAATGCAGAATGCTTTAAAGGCCCTCTGTAGATCTTAAGGATTTTAGAGGTGCACACCTCAAGAGGACCTGAGAAGTGCAGAATGGTTTGAAGAGAGCGAGTGGTGCAGAGACAGTCGGTGCTTCTTCTAATCACCCACGTTCCCCCCGCGCAGCGAACCCCGAGAGCTTCGGGCTGTACTTTGTGATCGGGGTGTGCTTCGGCCTGGTGCTGACCCTCTGCCTGCTGGTGATCCGCATCTCCTGCAAGCCCcgcaccgccaccgccgccgccgccgcctcggcCCCGCCCGAGAAGAAGCGGCTCAAGAGCTTCGgcgacgaggaggaggaggacttcagcgaggaggacgaggaggaggaagaggacgaggcGGAGGCGCCCGTCAGCCCCGTCACCGAGGTTCCCGTGGGCAACCACAGCCAGTCGGACGGCGCGCTGGGCGTCAACGTCTTCACGTCCGCCGAGGAGCTGGAGCGGGCCCAGAGGCTGGAGGAGCGGGAGAGGATCATCCGGGAGATCTGGAGGAACGGCCAGCCCGACATCCTGGGCTCGGGCACGGGCACCATCGGGCGGGTCCACTACTACTaaccaccccccgaccccctgacctttgacccctggtGCTCTCTGACCACAACATTCATCAGCAGGGGGGGGAGGTACTCGTCAGAGTCATTGAGATATCATGATGCGGGCATCATCCAGAGCGTTGACCTCCCGACTTCCtgctccctcctgccccctgcaggcaaaCAGGGTTACAGCAGTTGGGTGGCCCCGAGATGGCAAACCATCTTAGTTCCAGCGGCTGATGGTCTCTCTGAATTTCACCCAGACTTTAACCCCACGTGGTGTTGCATCCATGGCATATGGTATCAAGAACAGCATACTTGCGATGTCTTTCCCTTGAGGTCTACAGGggatttcagtatttcatttggAGTTGTGAACCGTCACACAGGAACACCATGCATAACACATAAATTCAGCGGACTTTAATGGTCCACAACATGGAGAAGCTCTGAGACCACCTTGGGTGTCCCTGGATCTACGGTTGGATTGGTGGAAATTAGGGAAGGTGCCTTagaagtttctgtttttttttctccagactgtgtttgtgtttttttcagacTGTGGCACATTGCTTTCAAGTCTGAAAATCATGCGGTCGACATTCTCTGATGTTCTCAAAGAAGACCCAGccttttttattgttgtcattgttgtttttttgtaagcTTGAATCAAAGTTATGTTTGGACTTGCAATACTTAATGCTTACTGAAGTTGGGGGATGGCTTGCTTACCATGTTGTAGAATGGTTTCCATCCTCGTTTGTGTGCAAGAAAGACATGGAGATATCTAGGACCTATATTTTTAAGACATTCAACCATGTGGCCTTTGTTTTTAGTCACAAATCTTGGGACagaatagttttaaaaaaacatatacatcTGAACACCTGAAAACCAAAGCAAATTCTAATTTGTGCAATAACAGCTGTCCTACTTGTACATTCAGAAAGAATATATATtcattgttgtatttttatactttacagattatgaaattGCACGAGATAAGGTTATATTGTTACACTATCTATTTCTGAACCattagttcatttttttccttcataaaaCTGCCAAAATTGTTGGGTACATACTGCAGATTAGTATGAGATGAACATCTCaattaatactttgtgaaaggATGATACAACTTTTTAAGGTTCAATGAAGAGGCAATCAAGGACAGATTGATCGATGACAGATATATTAAAATTACATCAGCATTGTTAAAAGTAGCCTGAAATCAAACCCTTGCCATGGTAAATTGAGGTTTCATGGAGGCTATGACGGTTGGTTACACTGTgttgtcaatcactgacttctGGAACAAAAGAAATGaccaacaacagcaaaacaacaatACGATAGGTTTACATCGCCGAACACATGCTAGCTTGTTCACTTTGGGTGGTTTGTGAAGACTCTCTTCCATAACAGGAGAGCAGTCTTGGAGTCGGCCAGATGCACTATAAGAAGATCCGCGAGCTGGCGTGTTTGTTGTTCTGGAGCTGGACGGTGACAGCGTGAGGGAGAtgttgaggagagagagagcag carries:
- the eva1ba gene encoding eva-1 homolog Ba, which codes for MDVKRKDMALLSNSIAAYAHIKANPESFGLYFVIGVCFGLVLTLCLLVIRISCKPRTATAAAAASAPPEKKRLKSFGDEEEEDFSEEDEEEEEDEAEAPVSPVTEVPVGNHSQSDGALGVNVFTSAEELERAQRLEERERIIREIWRNGQPDILGSGTGTIGRVHYY